A window from Fundidesulfovibrio magnetotacticus encodes these proteins:
- a CDS encoding response regulator encodes MKALVVEDDFASRKLLQRILQPYGEADVAVNGLEAIEAFSKALEEGTPYDLVCMDIMMPEMDGQIALKHIRRIEKEKCITSIQEAKIIMTTALDDPKNVIEAYYKGGATSYVAKPIDKCAFIQLIKELKLIS; translated from the coding sequence ATGAAAGCTCTAGTTGTTGAGGACGATTTTGCCAGCAGAAAGCTTTTACAACGAATACTACAGCCCTACGGTGAGGCGGATGTCGCGGTCAATGGATTGGAAGCTATTGAAGCTTTCTCGAAGGCCTTGGAGGAGGGCACTCCTTACGACCTTGTCTGTATGGATATAATGATGCCCGAGATGGACGGCCAGATTGCGCTTAAACATATTCGCAGAATCGAAAAGGAAAAATGCATTACTTCTATTCAAGAAGCAAAAATTATCATGACTACCGCGCTGGATGATCCAAAAAATGTAATTGAGGCGTACTACAAAGGCGGAGCTACATCATACGTAGCAAAGCCGATCGACAAATGTGCGTTCATACAGCTCATTAAAGAATTGAAGCTGATCTCTTGA